One stretch of Oncorhynchus gorbuscha isolate QuinsamMale2020 ecotype Even-year linkage group LG21, OgorEven_v1.0, whole genome shotgun sequence DNA includes these proteins:
- the LOC124007937 gene encoding polyadenylate-binding protein-interacting protein 2B-like isoform X1, with product MPEPSEMSGPEVVKTPGGGAPGKEGKEPVANGHPGEGDQGGDDPFAEYMWMENEDVYNRQVEEELLEQEFLERCFQEMLDEEDQDWFIPARDLPSGVGQIQQQLNGLSVSDGGNAEEMARKSNLNPDAKEFIPGVKY from the exons AGCCGTCGGAGATGAGTGGTCCCGAGGTAGTGAAGACGCCGGGGGGTGGGGCTCCGGGGAAGGAAGGCAAGGAGCCTGTAGCAAATGGGCATCCAGGAGAGGGGGATCAGGGAGGAGACGATCCCTTTGCTGAGTACATGTGGATGGAGAACGAGGATGTTTacaacagacag gttgaagAGGAGTTGTTGGAACAGGAGTTCTTGGAGCGTTGTTTCCAggagatgttggatgaggaggACCAGGATTGGTTCATCCCGGCCAGGGACCTCCCCTCGGGGGTGGGTCAGATCCAGCAGCAGCTTAACGGCCTGTCAGTCAGCGATGGAGGAAACGCAGAGGAGATGGCG AGGAAGAGCAACTTGAACCCCGATGCGAAGGAGTT
- the LOC124007937 gene encoding polyadenylate-binding protein-interacting protein 2B-like isoform X2, whose translation MSGPEVVKTPGGGAPGKEGKEPVANGHPGEGDQGGDDPFAEYMWMENEDVYNRQVEEELLEQEFLERCFQEMLDEEDQDWFIPARDLPSGVGQIQQQLNGLSVSDGGNAEEMARKSNLNPDAKEFIPGVKY comes from the exons ATGAGTGGTCCCGAGGTAGTGAAGACGCCGGGGGGTGGGGCTCCGGGGAAGGAAGGCAAGGAGCCTGTAGCAAATGGGCATCCAGGAGAGGGGGATCAGGGAGGAGACGATCCCTTTGCTGAGTACATGTGGATGGAGAACGAGGATGTTTacaacagacag gttgaagAGGAGTTGTTGGAACAGGAGTTCTTGGAGCGTTGTTTCCAggagatgttggatgaggaggACCAGGATTGGTTCATCCCGGCCAGGGACCTCCCCTCGGGGGTGGGTCAGATCCAGCAGCAGCTTAACGGCCTGTCAGTCAGCGATGGAGGAAACGCAGAGGAGATGGCG AGGAAGAGCAACTTGAACCCCGATGCGAAGGAGTT